The following are encoded together in the Mesoterricola sediminis genome:
- a CDS encoding DUF512 domain-containing protein: MAKKGVLIISVEPDSLAWEAGLRAGDTLLEINGEPVLDQLSYQFLISQRDETELHVRRPDQTEATVRVVNGGDGIGVDLAQDQVKICKQNCIFCFVLQMPKGFRKSLYLKDEDIRLSFLYGHFSTLSSSDDAELDRIVRERLSPIHVSVHATDPAVRVRVVGNPREGDILRKIDRLLEGGVDIHTQAVVVPGVNDGEVWARTVRELWARRAFQTEGPWAGKGGVLSLSCVPVGLTSHRAGLPEIPDVDPAFAAAWAKRWVPEVRRLAKENAGEPWLLLADEWFTRAGLDVPGRAFYSQSWAQLENGVGLVRKFLEHTRRFLRGPRVHGFRGRRILALTGSSFAPVLNRSLAQVNRVAGSELRAVAAANNAFGSSVTVAGLLCGRDLAYAAHADRQAHGGDPRWVDAVVVPSAALRVRTGPTDQYALDDGSEPTPANQFLDDMTLADLERELGVPVIPSGAHLGQMLDHLAHSERFHLQGMNLPQGAYNP; the protein is encoded by the coding sequence ATGGCCAAGAAGGGCGTGTTGATCATTTCCGTCGAACCGGACAGCCTTGCCTGGGAAGCGGGCCTCCGGGCTGGAGACACCCTCCTGGAGATCAATGGCGAGCCCGTCCTCGACCAGCTCAGCTACCAGTTCCTGATCAGCCAGCGGGACGAGACCGAGCTCCACGTCCGCCGCCCGGACCAGACCGAGGCCACCGTCCGGGTCGTCAACGGCGGGGACGGGATCGGGGTGGACCTGGCCCAGGACCAGGTGAAGATCTGCAAGCAGAACTGCATCTTCTGCTTCGTCCTCCAGATGCCCAAGGGCTTCCGGAAATCCCTCTACCTCAAGGACGAGGACATCCGCCTCTCCTTCCTCTACGGCCACTTCAGCACCCTCAGCTCCAGCGACGACGCGGAGCTGGACCGCATCGTCCGGGAGCGCCTCAGCCCCATCCACGTGAGCGTGCACGCCACCGATCCCGCCGTCCGCGTGCGCGTCGTGGGCAACCCCCGGGAGGGGGACATCCTCCGCAAGATCGACCGCCTCCTGGAGGGGGGCGTGGACATCCACACCCAGGCCGTCGTGGTCCCCGGCGTCAACGACGGCGAGGTGTGGGCCCGCACCGTGCGGGAGCTGTGGGCGCGGCGGGCCTTCCAGACCGAGGGGCCCTGGGCCGGCAAGGGCGGCGTCCTCAGCCTCTCCTGCGTGCCCGTGGGCCTCACCTCCCACCGCGCCGGTCTGCCCGAGATCCCCGATGTGGATCCCGCCTTCGCGGCGGCCTGGGCGAAGCGCTGGGTGCCCGAGGTGCGGCGCCTGGCCAAGGAGAACGCGGGCGAGCCCTGGCTCCTCCTGGCCGACGAGTGGTTCACCCGGGCCGGCCTGGACGTCCCCGGCCGGGCCTTCTACAGCCAGTCCTGGGCCCAGCTGGAGAACGGCGTGGGCCTCGTGCGCAAGTTCCTGGAGCACACCCGCCGGTTCCTCCGGGGCCCCCGGGTGCACGGCTTCCGGGGCCGGCGCATCCTGGCCCTCACCGGGTCCTCCTTCGCGCCCGTGCTGAACCGCAGCCTGGCCCAGGTCAACCGCGTGGCCGGCAGCGAACTGCGGGCCGTGGCCGCCGCCAACAACGCCTTCGGGTCCTCCGTGACCGTCGCCGGCCTCCTCTGCGGCCGGGACCTCGCCTACGCGGCCCACGCCGATCGCCAGGCCCACGGCGGCGACCCCCGCTGGGTGGACGCCGTCGTCGTCCCCAGCGCCGCCCTCCGGGTGCGCACCGGCCCCACCGACCAGTACGCCCTGGACGACGGCTCCGAGCCCACCCCCGCCAACCAGTTCCTGGACGACATGACCCTGGCCGACCTGGAGCGGGAGCTGGGCGTCCCCGTGATCCCCTCCGGCGCCCACCTGGGCCAGATGCTGGACCACCTCGCCCACAGCGAGCGCTTCCACCTCCAGGGCATGAACCTGCCCCAGGGCGCCTACAATCCCTAG
- a CDS encoding ExbD/TolR family protein has protein sequence MDAGGPKGKAKSDINVTPLIDIVLVLLIVFIVMVPGLSKALPVVVPQVVKVQAPVTPDPKNPPIVITIDQNGDLLLQNDKIQLAELADKLSPVVQLQPSGMRKVFLRVDEEQAYQYAVNVLDQIKVASDRARKETAMRPEFQGTGLDGGEVKVVAAVKKRNPS, from the coding sequence ATGGATGCCGGTGGCCCCAAGGGCAAAGCTAAATCCGATATCAACGTCACCCCTCTGATCGACATCGTGCTGGTGCTTCTGATCGTGTTCATCGTGATGGTGCCCGGCCTCTCCAAGGCCCTGCCCGTCGTGGTGCCCCAGGTCGTGAAGGTGCAGGCGCCCGTCACGCCCGATCCGAAGAACCCCCCGATCGTCATCACCATCGACCAGAACGGGGACCTGCTGCTCCAGAACGACAAGATCCAGCTGGCCGAACTGGCCGACAAGCTGAGCCCCGTCGTCCAGCTGCAGCCCTCCGGCATGCGCAAGGTCTTCCTGCGCGTGGACGAGGAGCAGGCCTACCAGTACGCCGTGAACGTCCTGGACCAGATCAAGGTCGCCTCCGACCGCGCCCGCAAGGAAACGGCCATGCGGCCTGAGTTCCAGGGCACCGGCCTGGACGGTGGCGAAGTGAAGGTCGTCGCCGCGGTGAAGAAGCGCAATCCCAGCTGA
- a CDS encoding ExbD/TolR family protein, producing MDAGGGGKSGVKADINVTPLVDIVLVLLIIFIVITPAVNNAVRLPLSKHSLKPETQAGAKYLTLILPAHRDPKTGVIDGPAPIMVDDKDAKDANGNALTFTYKDEARKAKLIDFIKTSMQYLSDRRVFIKADADIPFKHVDELFQICREGGADEASVVTSEDKSGEKGGK from the coding sequence ATGGATGCAGGTGGTGGTGGCAAGTCTGGGGTCAAGGCGGACATCAACGTAACCCCTCTTGTCGACATCGTTCTGGTGCTGCTGATCATCTTCATCGTGATCACGCCCGCCGTGAACAACGCTGTGCGGCTTCCGCTCTCGAAGCACAGCCTGAAACCCGAAACCCAGGCAGGCGCCAAGTACCTCACCCTGATCCTTCCGGCTCACCGCGACCCCAAGACGGGCGTCATCGATGGCCCGGCCCCGATCATGGTGGACGACAAGGACGCCAAGGATGCCAACGGCAACGCCCTTACCTTCACCTACAAGGATGAAGCGCGGAAGGCGAAGCTGATCGACTTCATCAAGACGTCGATGCAGTACCTCAGCGACCGCCGCGTCTTCATCAAGGCCGACGCTGACATTCCGTTCAAGCACGTGGACGAGCTCTTCCAGATCTGCCGTGAAGGCGGGGCCGATGAAGCCTCCGTCGTCACCAGCGAGGACAAGAGCGGCGAGAAAGGGGGCAAGTAA
- a CDS encoding MotA/TolQ/ExbB proton channel family protein — protein MSPFLFAIAEAAENSFGPKAIWEAASPVNKVIIAILICLILLQIYTAVERGIVYAQSNSASQKFLKLFMDTLRRGDFEAAKRAATTHNKSHIALVLKHGLDIFQYEKQLKTLHETHDVIQPVERAIVRGTAEVTDLLKKGMLSLATIGALAPFIGLLGTVIGIIKVFSDLKTKGAGDINALAGSIGEALGTTALGLIAAIPAVWIYNLYTAQQDKMVTNINNAASQMIDEFIRRESQQA, from the coding sequence ATGAGCCCGTTCCTTTTCGCCATCGCAGAAGCCGCCGAGAACTCTTTCGGCCCCAAGGCCATCTGGGAAGCCGCCTCCCCCGTCAACAAGGTCATCATCGCCATCCTGATCTGCCTCATCCTTCTGCAGATCTACACCGCGGTCGAGCGCGGCATCGTGTATGCCCAGTCCAACTCCGCCTCCCAGAAGTTCCTGAAGCTGTTCATGGACACCCTGCGCCGCGGTGACTTCGAGGCCGCCAAGCGCGCCGCCACCACCCACAACAAGAGCCACATCGCCCTCGTGCTGAAGCACGGGCTTGACATCTTCCAGTACGAGAAGCAGCTCAAGACCCTCCACGAGACCCACGACGTGATCCAGCCCGTTGAGCGCGCCATCGTCCGCGGCACCGCCGAGGTCACCGACCTGCTCAAGAAGGGCATGCTGTCCCTGGCCACCATCGGCGCCCTGGCCCCCTTCATCGGCCTGCTCGGCACCGTGATCGGCATCATCAAGGTCTTCTCCGACCTGAAGACCAAGGGCGCTGGCGACATCAACGCCCTGGCCGGCTCCATCGGTGAGGCCCTCGGCACCACCGCCCTCGGCCTGATCGCCGCCATCCCCGCCGTGTGGATCTACAACCTCTACACCGCCCAGCAGGACAAGATGGTCACCAACATCAACAACGCTGCCTCCCAGATGATCGACGAGTTCATCCGCCGCGAGAGCCAGCAGGCCTAA
- a CDS encoding energy transducer TonB has product MSQDPKTNPPPNAQPKESLEDLVYRASLAAGNRNLRGANPMVTVPLTLASYLAFGAFGWLLATRTEAGKKVIKTIGVDLTEQADAPPPPPPPPPPAPAAPAAPAPKMQMRDAPPPPPINPNQDMVPEVAPRELPKEDLTMRYASAQSSGAGVPGGGISGNTGPVTASVAVAGSGTSHVVDFDFSQMKIKYQPPPPPYPALAKIAKIQGTVVVQIVVGPDGIPVSAKAIEGPAQLRQTAENYAMSWKFEPAMLNGVAQTARFVLTMPFKLK; this is encoded by the coding sequence ATGAGCCAAGACCCCAAGACCAACCCTCCACCCAACGCACAGCCGAAGGAATCCCTTGAGGACCTGGTCTACCGGGCCAGCCTCGCGGCCGGCAATCGGAACCTCAGGGGTGCCAACCCCATGGTCACCGTGCCCCTGACGCTGGCCTCCTACCTGGCTTTCGGCGCCTTCGGTTGGCTCCTGGCCACCCGCACCGAAGCCGGCAAGAAGGTCATCAAGACCATCGGTGTGGATCTCACCGAGCAGGCGGACGCTCCGCCGCCGCCGCCGCCTCCGCCTCCGCCGGCCCCCGCAGCCCCCGCTGCCCCGGCCCCGAAGATGCAGATGCGGGACGCGCCGCCGCCGCCTCCCATCAACCCCAACCAGGACATGGTTCCCGAAGTGGCTCCCCGCGAGCTGCCCAAGGAGGACCTGACCATGCGCTACGCGTCCGCCCAGTCTTCCGGTGCGGGCGTCCCCGGCGGCGGCATCTCCGGCAACACCGGTCCCGTCACCGCCAGCGTGGCCGTGGCCGGTTCGGGCACCTCCCACGTGGTGGACTTCGACTTCAGCCAGATGAAGATCAAGTACCAGCCCCCGCCGCCCCCCTATCCCGCCCTGGCCAAGATCGCCAAGATCCAGGGCACGGTTGTGGTGCAGATCGTGGTTGGACCGGACGGCATCCCCGTTTCCGCCAAGGCCATCGAGGGCCCCGCGCAGCTTCGGCAGACCGCGGAAAACTACGCCATGAGCTGGAAGTTCGAGCCCGCCATGCTCAACGGCGTGGCCCAGACGGCCCGGTTCGTCCTGACCATGCCCTTCAAGCTGAAGTAA
- the tgt gene encoding tRNA guanosine(34) transglycosylase Tgt, which yields MSCPLSPFQVEATCGPARAGRFETTRGPVLTPAFMPVGTQGTVKGITPAQLAEIGPQVILGNTYHLGLRPGDELVRDLGGLHAFMAWPGPILTDSGGFQVFSLSSLRKIKEEGVTFQSHIDGSTHFLSPERSMEIQRNLGSDIVMALDECPPGRMERPALETSMARTTRWLQRCRAFPLGERQGLFAINQGGVHMDLRTRHLHEILDLDARTPFQGFAVGGLSVGEPKDEMNALLSEFTPTLPADRPRYLMGVGTPEDLLFGIAHGVDLFDCVLPTREARHGTLLTSRGRVKIKNARHRTSSLPLDPDCNCYACRTFTRAYLHHLFRAGEMLASTLNSIHNLSYTVGLTRAARRALLENRFPDFARRTIDQWNTEEP from the coding sequence ATGTCATGCCCCCTTTCCCCCTTCCAGGTCGAGGCGACCTGCGGACCCGCCCGCGCAGGGCGCTTCGAGACCACCCGCGGCCCCGTGCTGACGCCGGCCTTCATGCCCGTGGGCACGCAGGGCACGGTCAAGGGCATCACCCCGGCCCAGCTCGCGGAGATCGGGCCCCAGGTGATCCTCGGCAACACCTACCACCTGGGCCTGCGCCCCGGCGACGAACTCGTGCGCGACCTGGGCGGCCTCCACGCCTTCATGGCCTGGCCCGGCCCCATCCTCACGGATTCGGGCGGCTTCCAGGTCTTCTCCCTCAGCTCCCTGAGGAAGATCAAGGAGGAGGGGGTCACCTTCCAGAGCCACATCGACGGCTCCACCCACTTCCTCAGCCCCGAACGGAGCATGGAGATCCAGCGCAACCTGGGCTCGGACATCGTGATGGCCCTGGACGAGTGCCCTCCGGGGCGCATGGAGCGCCCCGCCCTGGAGACCTCCATGGCGCGGACCACCCGCTGGCTCCAGCGATGCCGCGCGTTCCCGCTGGGGGAGCGCCAGGGCCTCTTCGCCATCAACCAGGGCGGGGTCCACATGGACCTGCGCACCCGGCACCTGCACGAGATCCTCGACCTGGACGCGCGCACGCCCTTCCAGGGCTTCGCCGTCGGCGGCCTCAGCGTGGGCGAGCCCAAGGACGAGATGAACGCCCTGCTGTCCGAGTTCACCCCCACCCTCCCCGCGGACCGCCCCCGGTACCTCATGGGCGTCGGCACCCCCGAGGACCTCCTCTTCGGGATCGCCCACGGCGTGGACCTCTTCGACTGCGTGCTGCCCACGCGGGAGGCCCGGCACGGGACCCTGCTCACCTCCAGGGGCCGTGTGAAGATCAAGAACGCCCGCCACCGCACCAGCTCCCTGCCCCTGGATCCGGACTGCAACTGCTACGCATGCAGGACTTTCACCCGGGCCTACCTGCATCATCTCTTCCGGGCGGGTGAGATGCTGGCCTCGACCCTCAACAGCATCCATAACCTGAGTTACACTGTGGGGCTGACCCGGGCGGCGCGCCGGGCCCTCCTGGAGAACCGCTTCCCGGACTTCGCTCGCCGCACGATCGACCAATGGAACACAGAGGAGCCCTAG
- the yajC gene encoding preprotein translocase subunit YajC, with protein sequence MNVALIQQAQAQSPFGPILLFGGMAVLFYFLLIRPQNKARKQMEERLSKLKAGDEVLLTSGLYATIDRVEDKNIYLKLGSSIVKARRQAVAALAAEPAPEQN encoded by the coding sequence ATGAATGTCGCCCTTATCCAGCAGGCCCAGGCCCAGTCGCCCTTCGGCCCCATCCTCCTCTTCGGGGGCATGGCCGTCCTGTTCTACTTCCTGCTGATCCGGCCCCAGAACAAGGCCCGCAAGCAGATGGAAGAGCGCCTCTCCAAGCTGAAGGCCGGCGACGAGGTCCTGCTGACCTCCGGCCTCTACGCCACCATCGACCGGGTGGAGGACAAGAACATCTACCTCAAGCTGGGCAGCTCCATCGTCAAGGCCCGCCGTCAGGCCGTCGCGGCCCTGGCCGCCGAGCCCGCCCCCGAGCAGAACTGA
- the secD gene encoding protein translocase subunit SecD, with amino-acid sequence MSKRSLWRLIFTTLICVACAYFFVPLSKVRLGLDLKGGVHFELEVQGQEALEADLRDTRDRLTDRLKEKGFPEVVARVDGMAVKADGIPVERQPDVQRIVSQGFSGYDATFTDKGVTLLQKSSYQKSLKDDANKRALQIIENRINQFGVAEPEITATGAEGNRIVVELPGVGDAERERIKGLLTTPGRLEQRLVAKQDPTQGMGWPTREAALARFGGQLPPGTELLAQPLSEREARREGKAWTAPGPGQPDPIRSWVLVEEKVYVDGADITKAEPSINPQTDQHEISYVLNRKGADDFYNLSGIAAEENRRIAVVLDRKVVSILWCKEKIPGGAVRITGSFTKDEAEDFALKLKSGAMRASMKFLEERAMGPSLGADSIAAGVRGALIGFLAIIAFMVFYYRWSGVNAIVALTVNLIVMLGLMGSFHAVITLPGIAGFALTVGMAVDANILIFERIREELSNGKSVAGAIQAGFDRVFWTIVDSHVTQLVAAILLFIFGTGPVKGFAVTLTVGVVASLFTSIYISRFIYDWILERHPGTKTLSI; translated from the coding sequence GTGAGCAAGCGGAGCCTCTGGCGCCTGATCTTCACCACCCTGATCTGTGTTGCCTGCGCGTACTTCTTCGTCCCCCTCTCCAAGGTCCGCCTGGGCCTCGACCTGAAGGGCGGCGTGCACTTCGAGCTGGAGGTCCAGGGCCAGGAGGCCCTCGAGGCCGACCTCCGGGACACCCGCGACCGCCTCACCGACCGCCTCAAGGAGAAGGGCTTCCCCGAAGTCGTGGCCCGCGTGGACGGCATGGCCGTCAAGGCGGACGGCATCCCCGTCGAGCGCCAGCCGGACGTGCAGCGCATCGTCAGCCAGGGCTTCAGCGGCTATGACGCCACCTTCACGGACAAGGGGGTCACCCTCCTCCAGAAGTCCAGCTACCAGAAGAGCCTCAAGGACGACGCCAACAAGCGGGCCCTCCAGATCATCGAGAACCGCATCAACCAGTTCGGCGTGGCCGAGCCGGAGATCACCGCGACCGGCGCCGAAGGCAACCGCATCGTGGTCGAGCTCCCCGGCGTGGGCGACGCCGAGCGCGAGCGCATCAAGGGCCTCCTGACGACCCCCGGCCGCCTCGAACAGCGCCTCGTCGCCAAGCAGGATCCCACCCAGGGCATGGGCTGGCCCACCCGCGAGGCCGCCCTGGCGCGCTTCGGCGGCCAGCTGCCCCCCGGCACCGAGCTCCTGGCCCAGCCCCTCTCCGAGCGGGAGGCGCGGCGCGAAGGCAAGGCCTGGACCGCCCCCGGCCCCGGCCAGCCCGATCCCATCCGCAGCTGGGTCCTCGTCGAGGAGAAGGTCTACGTGGACGGCGCGGACATCACCAAGGCCGAGCCCAGCATCAACCCCCAGACCGACCAGCACGAGATCAGCTACGTCCTGAACCGGAAGGGCGCCGACGACTTCTACAACCTCTCCGGCATCGCCGCCGAGGAGAACCGCCGCATCGCCGTGGTCCTCGACCGGAAGGTCGTCAGCATCCTCTGGTGCAAGGAGAAGATCCCCGGCGGCGCCGTGCGCATCACCGGCAGCTTCACCAAGGACGAGGCCGAGGACTTCGCCCTCAAGCTGAAGAGCGGCGCCATGCGCGCCAGCATGAAGTTCCTCGAGGAGCGGGCCATGGGTCCGAGCCTGGGCGCCGACTCCATCGCCGCCGGCGTCCGGGGCGCCCTGATCGGGTTCCTCGCGATCATCGCGTTCATGGTGTTCTACTACCGCTGGTCGGGGGTCAACGCCATCGTGGCCCTCACGGTGAACCTCATCGTGATGCTGGGCCTGATGGGCTCCTTCCACGCGGTCATCACCCTGCCCGGCATCGCCGGCTTCGCCTTGACGGTCGGCATGGCGGTCGACGCCAACATCCTGATCTTCGAGCGCATCCGCGAGGAGCTCTCCAACGGCAAATCGGTCGCGGGGGCCATCCAGGCCGGTTTCGACCGGGTGTTCTGGACGATCGTCGACAGCCACGTCACCCAGCTGGTGGCGGCCATCCTCCTGTTCATCTTCGGCACCGGCCCCGTGAAGGGCTTCGCCGTGACCCTCACCGTGGGCGTCGTGGCCTCCCTCTTCACCAGCATCTACATCAGCCGGTTCATCTACGACTGGATCCTCGAGCGCCACCCCGGCACGAAGACCCTCTCCATCTAG
- the secF gene encoding protein translocase subunit SecF: MKIFQNLPHIDFMKYKTVALAISWGMILLCFLWIHPWKGASARVKLGMQFTGGIDMMVAFKGNVPQEEVRNALYAGGVRDAAVVAYKDKPGVTTFSIKVKARKGQDEKDSSIQIKQITDALKHLDAKAASDHRMDLNTESVGVIVDSWMKQNPLGAQGDETALRQTYEPWVNKVIRAREKASPMTDYNQLPSDLPAPLRASLEKDYRLGNLTILKNESFSPSISGEWTLKTLSAVGWALLAILLYVIFRFTVSFSVGGIVALIHDVLMALGLFVLFGFEFSVPVVASFLILIGYSMADTIVVFDRIRENSHKPEYRRVDIVKLVNDSINQTLSRTILTSLSVLFVALCLFIWGGHALRDLSFPLVVGVITGTYSSIFIASPVVVFWDHTFGGKDKLKQHA; the protein is encoded by the coding sequence ATGAAGATCTTCCAGAATCTCCCCCACATCGACTTCATGAAGTACAAGACCGTCGCCCTGGCCATCTCCTGGGGCATGATCCTGCTCTGCTTCCTCTGGATCCATCCGTGGAAGGGCGCCTCGGCCCGCGTGAAGCTCGGCATGCAGTTCACCGGCGGCATCGACATGATGGTGGCCTTCAAGGGCAACGTGCCCCAGGAGGAGGTCCGCAATGCCCTCTACGCCGGCGGCGTCCGCGACGCGGCCGTCGTGGCCTACAAGGACAAGCCCGGGGTCACCACCTTCAGCATCAAGGTCAAGGCCCGCAAGGGCCAGGACGAGAAGGACTCCAGCATCCAGATCAAGCAGATCACGGACGCCCTCAAGCACCTCGACGCCAAGGCCGCCAGCGACCACCGCATGGACCTGAACACCGAGAGCGTCGGCGTCATCGTCGACTCCTGGATGAAGCAGAACCCCCTGGGCGCCCAGGGTGACGAGACCGCCCTGCGCCAGACCTACGAGCCCTGGGTGAACAAGGTCATCCGCGCCCGCGAGAAGGCCAGCCCCATGACGGACTACAACCAGCTCCCCTCCGACCTGCCGGCCCCCCTCCGGGCCAGCCTGGAGAAGGACTACCGCCTGGGCAACCTGACCATCCTGAAGAACGAGAGCTTCTCACCCTCCATCTCCGGCGAGTGGACCCTCAAGACCCTCTCGGCGGTGGGCTGGGCCCTCCTGGCCATCCTCCTCTACGTCATCTTCCGGTTCACCGTGAGCTTCTCGGTGGGCGGCATCGTGGCCCTGATCCACGACGTGCTCATGGCCCTGGGGCTCTTCGTGCTCTTCGGGTTCGAGTTCAGCGTCCCCGTGGTGGCCAGCTTCCTCATCCTCATCGGCTACTCCATGGCCGACACCATCGTGGTGTTCGACCGCATCCGCGAGAACAGCCACAAGCCCGAGTACCGCCGGGTGGACATCGTGAAGCTGGTCAACGACTCCATCAACCAGACCCTGAGCCGCACGATCCTCACCTCCCTCAGCGTGCTGTTCGTGGCCCTCTGCCTCTTCATCTGGGGCGGCCACGCCCTGCGCGACCTGAGCTTCCCCCTGGTGGTGGGCGTCATCACGGGCACCTACAGCTCCATCTTCATCGCCAGCCCCGTGGTGGTCTTCTGGGACCACACCTTCGGCGGCAAGGACAAGCTCAAGCAGCACGCCTAG
- a CDS encoding WD40 repeat domain-containing protein, producing the protein MTITALHLCPARVHLAVIRDGCGLDVYNRLTLRALDLGGEVQARAVAFRPDPCEAAGAGPSPRTELVLLGPAGRDDLRRLALQDGRELPRLACPGASAVQYSGDGRFLAAGGTGGKVQVWHLDPAGLRPERVLDLSCGAAVQALAFHAEHPTLYGLLEGGRLAAFELAPSPAAPLAELLASRAPDVSFTHLAAGPGGFALHLAGADGRVYVADTATGEVGCFDPEVGAILDLQVLPTSGCLCVRGAHAVYVAPPLLPGQGEHLGLHCPFDQRTYAAWELGADALLVFHAGEAA; encoded by the coding sequence ATGACCATCACCGCCCTCCACCTCTGTCCCGCCCGGGTCCACCTGGCGGTGATCCGGGACGGCTGCGGGCTGGATGTGTACAACCGCCTCACCCTCCGGGCCCTGGACCTGGGCGGGGAGGTCCAGGCGCGGGCCGTGGCCTTTCGCCCGGACCCTTGCGAGGCGGCCGGAGCCGGACCCTCCCCGCGCACGGAACTCGTCCTCCTGGGGCCCGCCGGCAGGGACGACCTGCGCCGCCTCGCCCTCCAGGACGGCCGGGAGCTCCCCCGCCTGGCCTGTCCCGGGGCCTCCGCCGTCCAGTACAGCGGCGACGGCCGGTTCCTGGCCGCGGGGGGGACGGGGGGGAAGGTCCAGGTCTGGCACCTGGACCCGGCGGGCCTGCGGCCCGAGCGGGTGCTGGACCTGAGCTGCGGCGCAGCCGTCCAGGCGCTGGCCTTCCACGCCGAGCACCCCACCCTGTACGGCCTCCTGGAAGGCGGCCGCCTGGCCGCGTTTGAACTGGCTCCCAGCCCGGCGGCGCCCCTGGCAGAACTCCTGGCCTCCCGGGCCCCCGACGTGAGCTTCACCCACCTGGCGGCGGGTCCGGGCGGCTTCGCCCTGCATCTGGCCGGCGCCGACGGGCGGGTCTACGTGGCCGACACCGCCACGGGGGAGGTGGGGTGCTTCGATCCGGAGGTGGGGGCGATCCTGGATCTCCAGGTCCTGCCCACGAGCGGCTGCCTCTGCGTGCGGGGGGCCCACGCCGTCTATGTGGCGCCCCCCCTCCTCCCGGGGCAGGGGGAGCACCTGGGCCTCCACTGCCCCTTCGACCAGCGGACCTACGCGGCCTGGGAGCTGGGCGCCGACGCCCTCCTCGTCTTCCACGCCGGCGAAGCCGCCTGA
- a CDS encoding GNAT family N-acetyltransferase translates to MAAIQQHVRPAVAADAEALTRLAIAFRDHLQRATPTEAAFREAIAQLLAAPDALFLLAETADGPAGYVLLRFRLSMWAGGLDATLEDLYVDPAHRGRGVGRDLVGAALMAARERGAVTVGLDTNERNEASNRIYASFGFSGHSKRWDGRQVFLRLTL, encoded by the coding sequence ATGGCGGCGATCCAGCAGCATGTGAGACCTGCCGTGGCGGCGGACGCGGAGGCCCTGACCCGGCTGGCCATCGCCTTCCGGGATCACCTGCAGCGCGCCACCCCCACCGAAGCCGCCTTCCGGGAGGCCATCGCGCAGCTCCTGGCGGCCCCGGACGCCCTCTTCCTCCTGGCCGAAACGGCGGACGGCCCCGCGGGGTACGTCCTCCTCCGCTTCCGGCTGTCCATGTGGGCCGGCGGCCTGGACGCGACCCTGGAGGACCTCTACGTGGATCCGGCCCACCGGGGCCGGGGCGTGGGCCGGGACCTGGTGGGGGCCGCCCTGATGGCCGCCCGGGAGCGCGGCGCCGTGACCGTGGGCCTGGACACCAACGAGCGGAACGAGGCGTCCAACCGCATCTACGCCTCGTTCGGCTTCAGCGGCCACAGCAAGCGCTGGGATGGCCGGCAGGTCTTCCTTCGCCTGACCCTCTGA
- a CDS encoding tetratricopeptide repeat protein, translating to MLFGLSTLLALGLPLATSGGLQGPQTPSIALARVPLPADPETEDPGTLACRRDAEAGDREAQTRLGSMLYLGEGVARDAVQAAAWFLRAARAGDAQAQSVLAMMLEDGDGIPRDVGQAVAWFREAAQGGDVEAQVRLADHCYAGDPGPRDLPAARTWLSRAAEQGNAEAQTKLGAMWLLGEGGPADGQEAARWLRKAADQGNAQAMGCLGTMLALGLGVPQDRQAAQGLLERAAAAGDAQAAATLRSLKGASPS from the coding sequence ATGCTGTTCGGGCTTTCCACCCTGCTGGCCCTCGGCCTGCCCCTGGCCACGTCCGGCGGCCTCCAGGGCCCCCAAACCCCCTCGATCGCCCTCGCCCGGGTTCCGCTGCCCGCGGACCCGGAGACCGAGGATCCGGGCACCCTGGCTTGCCGCCGCGACGCGGAGGCCGGGGACCGGGAGGCCCAGACGCGCCTGGGCTCCATGCTCTACCTGGGCGAAGGCGTCGCGCGGGACGCGGTCCAGGCCGCCGCGTGGTTCCTCCGGGCGGCCCGGGCCGGCGATGCCCAGGCCCAGTCGGTGCTGGCCATGATGCTGGAGGACGGGGACGGGATTCCCCGGGACGTGGGCCAGGCCGTGGCCTGGTTCCGGGAGGCGGCCCAGGGCGGCGACGTGGAGGCCCAGGTTCGGCTGGCCGACCATTGCTACGCCGGCGACCCCGGCCCCCGCGACCTCCCCGCCGCGCGCACCTGGCTCAGCCGCGCCGCCGAGCAGGGCAACGCGGAGGCCCAGACGAAGCTGGGGGCCATGTGGCTCCTGGGCGAGGGGGGACCCGCGGATGGCCAGGAGGCCGCCCGCTGGCTCCGGAAGGCCGCGGACCAGGGCAATGCCCAGGCGATGGGCTGCCTCGGCACCATGCTGGCCCTGGGGTTGGGCGTTCCCCAGGACCGGCAAGCGGCCCAGGGTCTGCTGGAGCGGGCGGCGGCGGCCGGGGACGCCCAGGCCGCCGCGACCCTGCGGTCCCTCAAGGGCGCTTCTCCATCGTGA